The DNA sequence ATTGCTCAGTTTGTAACGCTTTATAAATATTGCTAATTATTAAGATGATATTTAAATCTATTTAATAAGATAATTTTTTGATAAAAATTGAACTATTGACATCCATCACTGTATAATAATATTAGATTATAAATTTTATTGATTAAAGTATTTTTTAGCTGTAGTTTCTTACAGTGGATGCTTTAAGTTTTTTTAGGAGTAGAATATGAGCGGACAAATGCAAAGACCTGCAGTTCCTACAGGTGTAGTTGGTAAAGAAGGTTTCAGAGTTACAACAACTCAAAAAACTGTAGATGGTAAAGTACCTGCAGGTTTTCACGTTGGTTACACAACTGAATGGGATTCAGTACAAACAGAAGTGCCATACCAAACACCTAAGAAGCCATAATTTATAACTAAATTATTGGAATAAAAAAAGCCGCAAACTGAGCAATTAGTTTGCGGCTTTTTTATGTTTAGTCACTTTTGGCTTTCAATTCTTAAAATTTCCTAAATTTTTTATCAAATTGTCATTAAGTGGATATTTTTAACTATAAAACAGCGTTTAATACTTATAAATGGCAATTTATAAGTATTTTTTAGCCAAAACTAAGCTTTAAAGTTGCATATTTTGATTGATTTTCATAATTCCCTTATTTTTACAACATAGGCAATTACTTTTATCGTTATATTTATAATTATGAGTTAAAATTATTAAATTAAAAACCAAAAAAAATATTAAAAAAAGGAGAGGCCTATGTTCAATAAATCCCAAACTTTAGCCGTTGTTGATTCTGAGATTTATGATGCAGTGATTGCAGAGACAGCTCGTCAAGAAGCGCACATTGAGCTCATTGCCAGTGAAAACTACACATCACCTGCAGTGATGGAAGTACAAGGCTCGCAGTTGACCAATAAGTATGCTGAAGGTTATCCTGGAAAGCGTTACTATGGTGGTTGTGAGCATGTGGATGTGGCTGAACAATTAGCTATTGATCGTGCTAAAGCTTTATTTAATGCAGACTATGCTAACGTTCAGCCTCACTCAGGCTCGCAAGCGAATGCAGCTGTTTTCCAGGCGCTATTAGTACCGGGCGATACTATCTTAGGTATGAGCCTTGCAGATGGCGGGCACTTAACTCACGGCGCAAAACCTTCTTTTTCTGGCAAAAATTTTAATGCTATCCAATATGGCTTAGTTGACGAGACAGGCGAGATTGACTATGACCAAGTTGAAGCTTTAGCACAAGAGCATAAGCCAAAAATGGTTATCGCAGGTTTTTCTGCTTATTCACGTGTAGTTGATTGGCAGCGTTTTAGAGACATTGCTGATTCGATCGGTGCTTATTTACTAGTCGATATGGCGCATGTTGCAGGTTTGGTTGCAGCGGGTGAATATCCGTCTCCAGTAGGTATTGCAGATGTAACCACCACTACAACGCATAAAACACTTCGAGGCCCTCGTGGTGGCTTGATTCTTGCTAAGTCTAATCTTGACATTGAGAAAAAATTAAATTCAGCAATTTTTCCAGGTATTCAGGGCGGACCTTTGATGCACGTTATTGCTGCTAAAGCAGTGTGTTTTAAAGAAGCAATGAGCGATGAATATAAAATCTATCAAAAGCAAGTTAAGATTAATGCACAAGCAATGGCGAATGCATTTATTGAGCGAGGATATGATGTTGTTTCTGGCGGTACAGATGACCATTTATTTTTAGTCAGTTTTATCGATCAAGGTTTAACCGGTAAGGCAGTTGATGCAGCATTAGGCAGTGCACATATTACAGTGAATATGAATGCCGTACCAAACGACCCTCAGTCTCCATTTGTGACTAGTGGTATTCGCGTTGGTACACCGGCAGTTACTACTCGTGGATTTGGCGAGCAAGAGTGCCGTGATCTTGCAGGTTGGATATGTGATATTTGTGACGATCTTGGCAATGAATCAGTGATTGATGAAGTTAAAGTAAAGGTTGCTGAAGTTTGCGCTAAGCATCCGGTTTACTCTTTTTAGTATCCACTTGATGGGTGCAAATAACTAGCATTAAGGGGGAGAATGCGCTGTCCATTTTGTCAGTCTGACGATACCAAAGTATTAGATACACGTTTAATTGATGACGGCTCGCAAGTTCGTCGACGTCGTGAGTGCACGTCTTGTAGTGAGCGCTATTCAACCCGTGAAACGGTAGATCTTAACCTTCCAAGGTTGATTAAAAGTGACGAATCTAGAGAATCTTTTAGTGAGGGAAAGCTGCGTTCTGGCTTGTTAAAAGCGCTAGAAAAACGCCCTGTTAAAACCTCACAAATTGAAACTTCAATTCAGCGCATTGGGCACAAACTCATGACTCAAGCTGAGCGCGAAGTGCCTTCTAAAAAAATTGGTGAATGGGTTATGCAAGAGCTTAAAGAGCTTGACGAGGTGGCTTATATTCGTTTTGCTTCGGTTTATCGACAATTTCAAGATATTGAAGCTTTTAAAAATGAGATTGATAAACTCATGAATAAATAGCGATAGTATAAAAATGGCAAAAACAAAAATTGAATTCGTTTGTCGGGAATGTGGCGCTTCTCACCATCAATGGGCTGGCCAATGTCTTGATTGTAAAGCTTGGAATTCTTTAGAAGAAGTTGTTTTGTCTCAAGC is a window from the Candidatus Thioglobus sp. genome containing:
- a CDS encoding serine hydroxymethyltransferase, whose protein sequence is MFNKSQTLAVVDSEIYDAVIAETARQEAHIELIASENYTSPAVMEVQGSQLTNKYAEGYPGKRYYGGCEHVDVAEQLAIDRAKALFNADYANVQPHSGSQANAAVFQALLVPGDTILGMSLADGGHLTHGAKPSFSGKNFNAIQYGLVDETGEIDYDQVEALAQEHKPKMVIAGFSAYSRVVDWQRFRDIADSIGAYLLVDMAHVAGLVAAGEYPSPVGIADVTTTTTHKTLRGPRGGLILAKSNLDIEKKLNSAIFPGIQGGPLMHVIAAKAVCFKEAMSDEYKIYQKQVKINAQAMANAFIERGYDVVSGGTDDHLFLVSFIDQGLTGKAVDAALGSAHITVNMNAVPNDPQSPFVTSGIRVGTPAVTTRGFGEQECRDLAGWICDICDDLGNESVIDEVKVKVAEVCAKHPVYSF
- the nrdR gene encoding transcriptional regulator NrdR, with protein sequence MRCPFCQSDDTKVLDTRLIDDGSQVRRRRECTSCSERYSTRETVDLNLPRLIKSDESRESFSEGKLRSGLLKALEKRPVKTSQIETSIQRIGHKLMTQAEREVPSKKIGEWVMQELKELDEVAYIRFASVYRQFQDIEAFKNEIDKLMNK